Proteins found in one Cobetia sp. L2A1 genomic segment:
- the purM gene encoding phosphoribosylformylglycinamidine cyclo-ligase, translated as MTQRPQDSTPSKTSLSYKDAGVDIDAGNALVERIKGVAKRTHRPEVMGGLGGFGALCELPAGYRQPVLVTGTDGVGTKLRLAMDLGRHDTIGIDLVAMCVNDLVVAGAEPLQFLDYYATGKLDIDIAADVVTGIGEGCLLSGCALVGGETAEMPGMYEGSDYDLAGFCVGVVEKSEILDGSKVGAGDVILGLASSGPHSNGYSLIRKILEVADASLLEQDIDGQPLADALMAPTRIYVKPLLSLLRESGLSVHAMSHITGGGLLENIPRVLPKDCTAEIDIASWKRPAVFDWLQQQGNVDEHEMHRVLNCGVGMVVVVSATDAAAARAHLEASGETVFTLGSIRMRQGEEEQVQLENLSV; from the coding sequence ATGACGCAACGCCCCCAGGATTCCACGCCCAGCAAGACCTCCCTGAGCTACAAGGACGCCGGTGTCGATATCGATGCAGGCAACGCCCTCGTAGAACGCATCAAGGGTGTCGCCAAGCGCACTCACCGCCCTGAAGTGATGGGTGGTTTGGGTGGCTTCGGCGCCCTGTGCGAACTGCCGGCCGGCTATCGCCAGCCTGTGCTGGTCACCGGTACTGACGGTGTCGGCACCAAGCTGCGCCTGGCCATGGACCTTGGCCGTCACGACACCATCGGCATCGACCTGGTCGCCATGTGCGTCAATGATCTGGTCGTTGCTGGTGCCGAGCCGCTGCAATTCCTAGACTATTACGCCACCGGCAAGCTCGATATCGACATCGCCGCTGACGTGGTGACAGGTATCGGTGAAGGCTGCCTGCTGTCTGGCTGTGCATTGGTCGGCGGTGAAACCGCTGAAATGCCGGGCATGTACGAAGGTAGCGACTACGACCTGGCCGGCTTCTGCGTCGGGGTGGTCGAGAAGTCAGAAATCCTCGATGGCAGCAAGGTCGGTGCCGGTGACGTCATCCTCGGTCTCGCCTCTTCCGGCCCGCACTCCAATGGCTATTCACTGATCCGCAAGATCCTTGAAGTCGCCGATGCATCTCTGCTGGAGCAGGACATCGACGGCCAGCCGCTGGCAGACGCCCTGATGGCCCCGACTCGCATCTACGTCAAGCCGTTGCTGTCACTGCTGCGCGAATCTGGCCTCAGCGTGCACGCCATGTCTCACATCACCGGTGGCGGCCTGCTGGAGAACATCCCGCGCGTACTGCCGAAGGATTGCACCGCCGAGATCGACATCGCCAGCTGGAAGCGTCCGGCCGTGTTCGATTGGCTGCAGCAGCAGGGCAATGTGGATGAGCACGAGATGCACCGCGTGCTGAACTGTGGCGTGGGCATGGTCGTTGTCGTGTCGGCCACTGATGCTGCCGCTGCCCGTGCGCACCTTGAAGCAAGTGGCGAGACTGTCTTCACCCTCGGCAGCATTCGCATGCGTCAGGGCGAGGAAGAACAGGTCCAACTGGAGAATCTGTCGGTATGA
- the purN gene encoding phosphoribosylglycinamide formyltransferase codes for MIDPNTTSSDGSTLGGFGNGFEADDTVERPSVVVLISGSGSNLQALLEAQEHDELGGDVVAVVSNKADAYGLVRAREAGIDAVVLPHEEYDSRDAYDSALIKVIERHSPDLVVLAGFMRILSPLFVQYFYGRLLNIHPSLLPAWPGLDTHRKVLDAGESEHGASVHFVTETLDGGPVAIQAVADVLDGDDEASLKERVHTREHLIYPIAVRWALEGRLKLAGDVATLDGHTLPVGGLRLSHADVEEELSDELPEDEED; via the coding sequence ATGATCGACCCGAATACCACATCCTCCGACGGCAGCACACTCGGCGGTTTCGGTAACGGCTTCGAAGCCGATGATACGGTGGAGCGCCCGAGCGTGGTGGTACTGATTTCCGGTAGCGGCAGTAATCTGCAAGCGCTACTGGAGGCTCAGGAGCATGACGAGCTGGGTGGCGACGTGGTTGCAGTCGTCTCCAACAAGGCCGATGCCTACGGGCTGGTACGTGCCCGTGAAGCGGGTATCGATGCCGTTGTACTGCCGCATGAGGAATACGACAGCCGCGACGCCTACGACAGCGCGTTGATCAAGGTCATCGAGCGTCACTCACCGGATCTCGTCGTGCTGGCTGGCTTCATGCGCATTCTGTCGCCGCTGTTCGTGCAGTACTTCTATGGCCGTCTGCTCAACATCCACCCGTCGTTGCTACCGGCCTGGCCGGGACTCGATACTCACCGCAAGGTGCTGGACGCCGGCGAGAGCGAGCACGGTGCCAGCGTGCATTTCGTCACCGAGACACTGGATGGCGGCCCTGTCGCGATTCAAGCGGTGGCTGACGTGCTGGACGGCGATGACGAGGCAAGCCTCAAGGAGCGCGTCCATACCCGTGAGCACCTGATCTACCCGATCGCGGTGCGCTGGGCACTGGAAGGCCGCTTGAAGCTTGCAGGCGATGTGGCGACGTTGGATGGCCACACCTTGCCGGTCGGTGGTCTGCGCCTGTCGCACGCCGATGTGGAAGAAGAACTCAGCGATGAGCTGCCGGAAGACGAAGAAGACTGA
- a CDS encoding autotransporter domain-containing protein — MSSGSRSKSRGFATHFTLSSLVLAISSALLASPAQAYSSIYIFGDSLSDSGQFPDTDLGGLNSLRFTNRSGPDYENSSYGSVSTQLLASELGLASDPSTSIIYQLAGFTDGTNYAVGGYTTEQILASVTDEDGSTVAIPVGSEGAGTVLRVEDGYLVSTDGSADPDALYYVNGGGNDFLQGIITSASTAVTSAGNLASAVEALAAAGATTIIVSNLPDVGSTPAGQSSGEAQAAGSSALVSVFNDALGERLAALDGEVNIIRLDTVGILAEVLASPAEFGFATDVDLTQVCFSDSCNLSDYGLGGSEEDPSKLLFNDSVHPTTAGQEILADYAYGMLIAPSVLGIGPQLGSGALNASQRSLSDELRPGAQLKGAEKGVRVFAVGSSSQGDGDSVTSTGQQGFDSEQRGAGVGVMLSLDNGWGEAWGGASVSRRTADYDVDDGSDLALDGQVFSLFARQQLGKVGMQAVASYGDFVYDLDRTVALGKSSRTLSGETEGDGFSAELRLDYRLTDADSVWYNAPFVAYRHTESDIDGYTESGSAANALIVSSQTLRDRRVEAGFMVDRAIADGFGLYGELAYGKRLDDDAESAEVRLASLPTNAYSADDLDRGSDNYVRLDGGWRMQLGANGMLHLGGGIETWDEVSTRLEVGASYTF, encoded by the coding sequence ATGTCATCTGGATCACGCAGCAAGAGTCGTGGGTTCGCCACACACTTCACCTTGAGCAGCCTGGTGCTCGCCATCAGCAGTGCGCTGCTGGCCTCGCCAGCACAAGCCTACTCCAGCATCTATATCTTTGGTGACAGTCTGAGTGACTCCGGTCAGTTCCCCGACACGGATCTCGGGGGTCTCAATAGCCTGCGTTTCACCAATCGCAGCGGACCGGATTACGAGAATTCCTCCTACGGCAGCGTCTCGACTCAGCTTCTGGCCTCGGAGCTGGGCCTCGCGTCAGACCCCTCCACTTCGATCATCTATCAACTGGCCGGTTTCACCGACGGCACCAACTACGCGGTGGGCGGCTATACCACTGAGCAGATTCTGGCCTCGGTCACTGATGAGGATGGCTCCACGGTGGCGATTCCTGTCGGCAGCGAAGGGGCAGGTACGGTGTTGCGCGTCGAGGATGGCTATCTGGTCAGCACTGACGGCAGTGCCGATCCGGATGCTCTTTATTACGTCAACGGCGGCGGCAATGACTTCCTGCAGGGCATCATCACCTCGGCGTCGACCGCGGTAACCTCGGCGGGCAATCTGGCCTCGGCGGTGGAAGCACTGGCGGCGGCCGGTGCCACCACCATCATCGTCTCCAACCTGCCGGATGTCGGCAGTACGCCAGCGGGTCAGTCCTCCGGTGAGGCACAGGCTGCGGGCTCCTCAGCACTGGTGTCAGTCTTCAATGATGCGCTGGGCGAACGCCTCGCGGCACTGGATGGCGAGGTAAACATCATTCGCCTGGATACCGTTGGCATCCTGGCTGAGGTATTGGCTTCACCCGCCGAGTTTGGCTTCGCCACCGATGTAGACCTGACGCAAGTGTGTTTTTCGGACAGCTGCAACCTCAGTGACTATGGGCTGGGCGGCAGCGAGGAAGATCCCAGCAAGCTGCTCTTCAATGACAGCGTGCACCCGACCACTGCCGGGCAGGAGATTCTTGCTGACTACGCCTATGGCATGTTGATTGCTCCCTCTGTGCTTGGGATAGGGCCACAGCTGGGCAGTGGTGCGCTCAATGCCAGTCAGCGCAGCCTCTCGGATGAATTACGACCGGGCGCACAGCTGAAAGGGGCAGAGAAGGGAGTGAGGGTGTTTGCCGTCGGCTCATCGAGTCAGGGCGATGGTGACAGTGTGACCTCCACCGGCCAGCAAGGCTTTGATAGCGAGCAGCGCGGTGCGGGTGTCGGTGTGATGCTGTCGCTGGATAATGGCTGGGGTGAGGCGTGGGGCGGGGCGTCCGTCAGTCGTCGCACTGCCGATTACGATGTGGATGATGGTAGTGATCTGGCATTGGATGGGCAGGTGTTCAGTCTGTTTGCACGCCAGCAGCTAGGCAAGGTCGGCATGCAAGCGGTGGCCAGCTATGGGGACTTCGTTTACGACCTGGATCGCACCGTCGCGCTTGGCAAATCATCACGCACGCTATCGGGCGAGACAGAAGGCGATGGCTTCAGTGCAGAGCTACGCCTGGATTATCGCCTGACCGATGCTGACTCCGTCTGGTACAACGCGCCATTTGTCGCCTATCGCCATACCGAATCAGATATCGACGGTTACACCGAGTCAGGCTCTGCCGCCAATGCGTTGATCGTCTCATCTCAGACGCTGCGTGATAGGCGGGTGGAGGCCGGCTTCATGGTTGATCGCGCCATCGCTGATGGCTTCGGGCTCTACGGTGAGCTCGCCTACGGCAAGCGGTTGGATGATGACGCCGAAAGTGCTGAAGTGCGTCTGGCAAGCCTGCCGACCAACGCCTACAGCGCTGATGACCTTGATCGCGGTAGCGACAACTACGTGCGCCTTGATGGTGGCTGGCGGATGCAGTTGGGGGCTAATGGCATGCTGCATCTTGGCGGTGGCATCGAGACCTGGGATGAGGTCAGTACACGCCTTGAGGTGGGGGCCAGCTATACATTCTAG
- the dcd gene encoding dCTP deaminase, with translation MSIKSDKWIRRMAEGHDMIEPFEPDQVRFHDERRVISYGTSSYGYDVRCSDEFKVFTNIHSVIVDPKHFDEKSFVDVKGDSCVIPPNSFALARTVEYFRIPRNVLTICLGKSTYARCGIIVNVTPLEPEWEGHVTLEFSNTTNLPARIYANEGVAQMLFLESDEICETSYKDRGGKYQGQRGVTLPRA, from the coding sequence ATGAGCATCAAATCCGACAAGTGGATCCGTCGCATGGCGGAAGGCCACGACATGATCGAACCCTTTGAGCCTGATCAGGTGCGCTTTCACGACGAGCGTCGTGTGATTTCCTACGGCACCTCAAGCTACGGCTACGATGTGCGCTGTTCGGATGAGTTCAAGGTCTTCACGAATATCCATTCCGTGATCGTTGATCCGAAGCACTTCGATGAGAAGAGCTTCGTCGATGTGAAGGGCGATTCCTGCGTGATTCCGCCCAACTCCTTCGCCCTGGCGCGTACCGTCGAATATTTCCGTATTCCGCGTAACGTACTGACCATCTGTCTGGGCAAGTCGACCTACGCGCGCTGCGGCATCATCGTCAATGTGACGCCACTGGAGCCGGAGTGGGAAGGCCATGTGACACTCGAATTCTCCAACACCACCAACCTTCCGGCGCGTATCTATGCCAACGAAGGCGTGGCGCAGATGCTGTTCCTCGAGTCTGACGAGATCTGCGAGACAAGCTACAAGGATCGTGGTGGCAAGTATCAGGGCCAGCGTGGCGTGACACTGCCGCGCGCTTGA
- a CDS encoding RNA pseudouridine synthase, producing the protein MTEPVRLSKFLSHQQGISRREAEHLIACGVVRVAGEIVEAPFFKVTDEVVTVDEGASMEPIEPLSLVWYQAPGEEQVDPLTLRDGAPRSALDNSGADWLKVHFLSQQPLAELGEGESGLAVWSQNRGVIRKLGADLDQLEQEYIVEVEGELDEEGLRRIGYALCADIRGRKPKVSISWQSDIRLRIAMKRVPPGGIRAAVEAQGLKVNEVRRLRVGAITLGRMAPGEWRFLPVDVRF; encoded by the coding sequence ATGACCGAACCCGTCCGTCTGTCCAAGTTTCTTTCCCATCAGCAGGGGATCTCGCGCCGTGAGGCCGAGCACCTCATCGCCTGTGGTGTGGTGCGTGTCGCGGGAGAGATTGTCGAAGCGCCGTTCTTCAAGGTCACCGATGAAGTGGTCACTGTCGATGAAGGCGCCAGCATGGAGCCCATCGAGCCCTTGAGTCTGGTGTGGTATCAGGCGCCTGGTGAAGAACAGGTCGATCCGCTGACGCTTCGCGATGGTGCGCCACGCAGTGCACTGGATAACAGCGGTGCAGACTGGCTCAAGGTACATTTCCTGTCGCAACAACCGCTGGCAGAGCTGGGCGAAGGGGAGTCAGGACTGGCAGTCTGGTCGCAGAATCGCGGCGTCATTCGCAAGTTGGGCGCTGACCTGGACCAGCTGGAGCAGGAATACATCGTCGAAGTAGAAGGTGAGCTGGATGAAGAAGGCCTCAGGCGCATCGGCTATGCACTGTGTGCCGACATTCGCGGACGCAAGCCCAAGGTCAGCATCAGCTGGCAGAGTGATATTCGCCTGCGCATCGCGATGAAGCGCGTGCCGCCGGGTGGTATTCGCGCGGCGGTTGAGGCGCAAGGCCTCAAGGTGAACGAAGTGCGTCGTTTGCGTGTCGGTGCCATCACCCTGGGTCGGATGGCACCGGGCGAGTGGCGCTTCCTGCCGGTCGATGTGCGCTTCTGA
- a CDS encoding cell wall hydrolase, translated as MRLPPFMRHPSCTTRTLRHLVLVFGLTLTAGCSAPQASDTLSVATPVSATAKAKRLESLLVQGEAQSDIPDDLLISKASARAIDPNGQRPLDDPLTCLARAAYWEAKGEGKSGMQGIVNVVINRAADPRFPDSLCGVVKQGGETGSCQFSWWCDGRSDDVHELEAYAQARDVARQALNQQLEDTTDGALYFHARYATPYWAKRFVRTARIGQHLFYRN; from the coding sequence ATGCGTCTACCCCCTTTCATGCGCCACCCGTCATGCACTACTCGTACTCTACGCCACCTGGTACTGGTCTTCGGTCTGACCCTGACAGCCGGTTGCTCTGCTCCGCAGGCTTCCGATACGCTCTCGGTCGCAACGCCAGTGAGTGCTACCGCCAAGGCAAAACGCCTCGAAAGCTTGTTGGTACAGGGTGAGGCCCAGTCCGACATACCCGACGACCTGCTGATCTCCAAGGCCAGTGCACGCGCGATTGATCCCAACGGCCAACGACCGCTGGATGATCCACTGACCTGCCTGGCCCGGGCTGCCTACTGGGAAGCCAAGGGCGAAGGCAAGAGCGGCATGCAGGGCATCGTCAATGTCGTGATCAACCGCGCCGCAGATCCACGCTTCCCAGACAGCCTGTGTGGTGTGGTCAAGCAAGGCGGCGAAACGGGTAGCTGCCAGTTCTCGTGGTGGTGCGACGGTCGCTCGGACGACGTACACGAACTCGAAGCCTACGCGCAGGCACGTGACGTGGCACGCCAGGCGCTCAATCAGCAACTGGAAGATACCACTGATGGCGCGCTCTACTTCCACGCACGCTACGCCACGCCCTATTGGGCCAAGCGTTTCGTGCGCACCGCACGTATCGGACAGCATCTGTTCTATCGCAACTAG
- a CDS encoding tellurite resistance TerB family protein — protein MPSTLSVAGQINRLIRQVMAPGSNATPNDVPGPELSMAVLLFEVAHADGVLDARERKALAGQLAERFSLADDELASLLAKAEHDVEKATDHYRFVKQVNDHMSLEERTELIGMMWELAYADGELAAHEEHRIRRLAGLLHVSHSEFIRTKLAAQPGS, from the coding sequence ATGCCCAGCACGTTATCCGTCGCCGGCCAGATAAATCGCCTTATCCGCCAGGTGATGGCGCCCGGCAGCAATGCCACCCCCAATGATGTACCCGGTCCAGAGCTCTCGATGGCAGTGTTGCTGTTCGAGGTGGCTCATGCCGATGGTGTACTGGATGCCCGAGAACGCAAGGCATTGGCGGGTCAGCTGGCCGAGCGCTTTTCGCTCGCTGATGATGAGCTGGCCAGTCTGCTGGCAAAGGCTGAACACGATGTGGAGAAGGCGACTGACCACTATCGTTTCGTCAAGCAGGTCAATGACCACATGAGCCTTGAGGAGCGTACCGAGCTGATCGGCATGATGTGGGAGCTGGCGTACGCCGATGGCGAGCTGGCTGCTCATGAAGAGCACCGTATCCGGCGTCTCGCCGGACTGTTGCACGTCAGTCACAGCGAGTTCATTCGCACCAAGCTTGCCGCGCAGCCTGGCAGTTGA